In the Malaclemys terrapin pileata isolate rMalTer1 chromosome 18, rMalTer1.hap1, whole genome shotgun sequence genome, AGGCCAGGGGACGTGTGaaactgtcaccatatgtctggGAACACTGGAAGCCCTTAGCTGGGACTATCCCATGTGTTACCCCAAAGAGGTGGGATTATCCCCTAGTAATGTAGGCCAAGAATATAGGCCTAGAAATGGTGGGTACCCACCTAGCGACATCTGAAAGGGGttgatttttcagagggtgggtgctcagcacttgacAATCCGGCCCCTGCAAAGGTACCCCAAACCACTAGACATTTTCAAAACCATTTCGTCTTTGATCTACATAGGGGATCAGTTGTGGGGTTTTGCTGGGCAGGAGCCGTGGGGCTGCTGCAGCCTTGTCTGGGGTTACCTTGCAATTGAAGCTTTCAGAGCTGTGACCGCTCATTTCTGTCATGGattgatttgttttttgttcttggtGTGTAGATACAAGAGCCTGGTGACCGGGAAACGGGCAAGATGGCTCATCGCCGTGCTCTGGCTCCTCTCCTTTGGGATTGGACTGACCCCACTGATGGGCTGGAACAGAGCCCCCGATGGGCAGGAAAACAGTCGCTGCCAGAATTCTACCAATAGCTCGGCCAACCAGCAGGGCTGCTTAATAAAATGTCTCTTTGAGAATGTGGTCACCATGAGCTATATGGTCTATTTCAACTTCTTCGGCTGTGTGCTCCTCCCACTCTTCATCATGTTGGGCATCTACATCAAGATCTTCACGGTGGCCTGCAAGCAGCTGCGGAAGATGGAGTTGACGGGTAACTCCAGGACTACCCTCCAGAAGGAGGTCAATGCGGCCAAGTCTCTGGCCATCATCGTGGGGCTCTTTGCCTTCTGCTGGCTGCCCCTGCACATCCTGAACTGCATCACCTACTTCCACCAGGACTTTGCCCACAACAAGCCCGATTGGGTGATGTACATGGCTATCATCCTGTCCCATGCCAACTCGGTCATCAACCCCATTATCTATGCCTACAAGATCAGGGACTTCCGCTGCACCTTCCGCAAGATCCTCACCAAGTACATCCTCTGCAGGATGGAGGATGTCCCCAAGGGCTCCAATGGCAACATCCGGCACCTGACTGTCAGCAATCTCAACTCTGCTCCTGTATTTATCTGACCATGCCTGTCATCCTGCAACCTGACCCTGACCAACCCTACCCTCCCCACTCCTTGTGCCTATGTGGAGGGTGGACCAGGATCCCGATGAGTCCCACTAAATAATGTAcagctctattttttttaattttttttattttaacatagtGCCTCGTAGGGGAAAACATGGCTGGGGAGGCAATGTCCTGCCTACCCTCTCTCCTGACCTTCGAGTTATGGGGGGCTGGTGATTGCATTTCTTCCTAGGTCAAAGGTTGGAAGCCCTACGTCCTGGGGTAGGTTTCCCCAGCCATGCTGCTCACATCAGTTCCTGGCCTttgggattttatttatttatttttggctcaCTCAgaaggattttttgttgttggttcaTTTTCTATGTACTTGATGCCACTTTGGTAAAGACCCTATTTTTTCCATCAATTGTTTGATGCAGCTAGTATTCTCCCATGGGAAATAATCTTATGTAGCCCAGTTGCTAGTGTAAAACTGAAGCCATGACCCAGAGTCAGAGGAGATGGGCTGGTGTTAATGAGGAAACAAGGCAGTTAAATGGAGATCCGGCCACGTTCGTAAAAGGATGCCCTGCTCGAAGACTGATAGTTGAGAGGAGATCTTGTGCTCACCCCCTTTCATAGGGCTGACTATGCTCCATGGAGCCTGGTAGCCCATCTCTAGCAGTGAACACCTGCTGCTCTACCAAAAAGCCAAACCCTGCTGGTATTCACAGTGAGGTTGCTTCAGtggccactgatgtcaatgaaaagATTCCACTGATTCATGGGCTTTGGGGCAGATCCCTAGAGGCTGGTCCTGTTACCCCTGAAGTCAAGGGCAAAGCTCATGCTGCCTTCAAGagggcaggatccaagtgtgtgCTGCTCTGTGCCCTCAGGagctgcagctcctattggccttgCACCTACCTGCTGTTCTGATGACTGTCAGCCCCAGGGCCATGCTGCATTCCCAGTGCACGGTGGGGTGAGCTCAGGATGGTGAGAAGTCTTTCTCCTAGCTTTGGGGGGGTTATGTCTGGTTATCTGGAGGGGATTTAATTGGCCTGTGACGTTAGAATGCTGTCTTGCAAGCAACGGCCCCATGGCACAGCCCAGCCCTTTGGAACAGGTGTTAACGAGAGAGCAAGGTTtggttcttggggggggggggggggggttagactGGGTCAAAAATTGCTACAACTACAGCCCTGGCTCAGGGGCTAATTTGCACCGTCTTGGCCACTGACTGTTCTATACTTCCACTGAAGGGCAGAGATGCCCTAACGTGCACTGCAGGTTAATAACTCTCGGCCAGCCTAGCTTTTGGGGGTTTTAAATGACTAAGTCCTATTTAATATATGAACTGGGTACACACAGGTGGGGAGAATAATGCGGCATTTGCATCAttattcgctccaaaggggttgactgTGTTGAAGCGGTCATTCAGGGTGCAAGGAGCAGCTATGTGTACCTGGTATGCCCTTTTGTTCTAAGGGGGCTCAGAATTCCAGTAAAACTAGCCCCCTCCTCGCCCCACACGCCTACGGCTGCAAGTCTGGACGACACTGACAGGGAGGGCAGAAATGGCAAAAGGGCCGGATTTCCTACCAGCCTCCAGACTGGCCATTAAAAATGATACCCAGTAACAGTGCTAATGGAAAGAAGAAACTGGCTTGTTACAGGGCAAAACAACGGCTAGGTCTGCAAACTACAGGCTTAGGCTTCAACCCTCTTCTATACTGGAACCTTAGGAGAAGGTTCTTAAAGTGCCAGTGAAGTAGCAAATTTAATCTCTGAGCCGCTTGGCATGTGAGCACCAGGGAGCTGTAGTTCATGCCTGTGTATTTAATAGGGTCGCCGCTGGGCAGCTCTCACATGCTCAGAGCTGCCCCTCTGGGGCCAGGTGGTGGGAAGGAGGAGCCATTAACCTGAGTGAGAGCGATGGAAGCCAAACCCGCTCCTGCCACTCTTCGCAAGGCAGTCGCTGTGAAGAGGGCAGGTAGGGGATAGCTAGAG is a window encoding:
- the ADORA2B gene encoding adenosine receptor A2b, with product MMSTAYIVLELIIAVLAIAGNVLVCWAVAINSTLKNATNYVLVSLAVADIAVGLLAIPFAITISVGLETDFHSCLFFACFVLVLTQSSIFSLLAVAIDRYLAIKIPLRYKSLVTGKRARWLIAVLWLLSFGIGLTPLMGWNRAPDGQENSRCQNSTNSSANQQGCLIKCLFENVVTMSYMVYFNFFGCVLLPLFIMLGIYIKIFTVACKQLRKMELTGNSRTTLQKEVNAAKSLAIIVGLFAFCWLPLHILNCITYFHQDFAHNKPDWVMYMAIILSHANSVINPIIYAYKIRDFRCTFRKILTKYILCRMEDVPKGSNGNIRHLTVSNLNSAPVFI